The Maylandia zebra isolate NMK-2024a linkage group LG4, Mzebra_GT3a, whole genome shotgun sequence genome includes a window with the following:
- the zgc:103625 gene encoding methyltransferase-like 26 B, translating to MLLSPQAERNWESVCSVLEDVLESQSHRQLFALELGSGTGQHIIRFAQKMPFVIWQPSDIKEDSLESIKAYIAATQAKTVLPPVHLDASDPWEKWAGLSHNSCDVIISINLLQYSSFRTAQGVFSGAGQILKQNGLLITYGVYAVNGIITPSCNEKLDEELRKMNPDWGLPDIDVLRQLAYGNGMRMERIIEMEEYYKCLIFRKL from the exons ATGCTGCTGTCTCCTCAGGCTGAAAGGAACTGGGAGAGTGTTTGTTCAGTGCTCGAAGATGTGTTGGAGAGCCAGTCACACAGGCAGTTATTTGCTTTAGAGCTTGGTTCTGGAACTGGCCAGCATATCATACGGTTTGCTCAGAAGATGCCCTTTGTCATTTGGCAGCCATCAGACATCAAAGAGGATTCTCTAGAGAG TATCAAGGCATATATTGCTGCAACCCAAGCAAAGACGGTGCTACCACCTGTTCACCTGGATGCCAGTGATCCGTGGGAGAAATGGGCAGGACTGAGTCACAACTCCTGTGACGTTATTATTTCCATTAATTTACTGCAATACAGCTCCTTCAGAACAGCCCAG GGAGTGTTCAGTGGAGCAGGACAGATCCTCAAACAAAACGGCCTTTTGATAACATATGGG GTGTATGCTGTTAATGGCATCATCACACCAAGTTGTAATGAAAAGCTGGATGAGGAGCTACGAAAAAT GAATCCAGACTGGGGTCTTCCAGATATCGACGTGCTCAGACAGCTGGCCTATGGGAACGGGATGCGTATGGAGCGGATA ATTGAGATGGAAGAATACTACAAATGCCTCATCTTCAGAAAACTCTAA
- the mrpl12 gene encoding large ribosomal subunit protein bL12m encodes MFCTSRCLRTALRVAASTHRQQLQRQTPALCALRLLKTSPASSSDAIATPPLDGAPKQYSPKIQQLVSDIASLTLLEVSDLNELLKKTLNIESVGMMPMGAMATLAAPAAQAAEEEVAPAKKEKTHFTVKLTELKAAEKVKLIKEVKNCIQGLNLVQAKKLVESLPQEIRANVSKEEAEKLKAALEAAGGTVELE; translated from the exons ATGTTCTGCACCAGCCGCTGCCTCCGCACCGCGCTGCGAGTCGCAGCCAGCACGCATCG GCAACAGCTTCAACGGCAGACACCAGCCTTATGTGCTCTCAGACTTCTGAAAACCAGTCCAGCCTCGTCTTCAGATGCCATCGCCACCCCTCCTCTAGATGGAGCCCCCAAACAGTATTCCCCCAAAATCCAGCAGCTTGTCAGTGACATAGCCAGCCTCACCTTGTTAGAGGTGTCCGATCTCAACGAACTCCTCAAG AAAACTCTGAACATTGAGAGTGTCGGAATGATGCCGATGGGGGCGATGGCGACATTAGCTGCTCCTGCAGCTCAG GctgcagaggaggaggtggcACCAGCAAAGAAGGAGAAGACTCACTTTACAGTAAAATTGACAGAATTGAAAGCTGCTGAAAAAGTAAAGCTTATAAAGGAAGTGAAAAACTGCATCCAGGGCTTGAATCTGGTGCAG GCTAAGAAACTAGTGGAGTCTCTTCCACAGGAAATCCGGGCCAACGTATCCAAAGAAGAGGCAGAGAAATTAAAAGCAGCCCTGGAGGCAGCAGGTGGCACCGTGGAGTTGGAGTAG
- the slc25a10a gene encoding mitochondrial dicarboxylate carrier: MQENRVSRWYFGGVSSSAAACVTHPLDLIKVHLQTQQEVRMRMIGMTLNVVRREGFLALYSGLTASLCRQMTYSLSRFAIYETVRDKMKRKNKGPMPFHQKVLLGAFGGFTGGFIGTPTDLVNVRMQNDVKMAAEFRRNYAHVFDGLLRVCKEEGLRKLFSGASMASSRGALVSVGQLACYDQSKELVLATGYLTDNIFTHFLASVFAGGSATILCQPLDVVKTRLMNSEVQYGSVSHCLTETAKLGPNAFYKGLVPAAIRLIPHTVLTFIFLEQLKQHFGEMVIT, encoded by the exons ATGCAGGAGAACCGTGTCTCTCGTTGGTATTTTGGTGGGGTCTCGTCCAGTGCAGCAGCCTGTGTAACCCATCCACTGGATTTGATAAAG GTCCACttgcaaacacagcaggaagtgaggatgaggatgatTGGGATGACTCTTAACGTAGTGAGAAGAGAGGGTTTTCTGGCTCTCTACAGCGGGCTCACTGCTTCCCTCTGCCGGCAG ATGACATATTCTTTGTCACGATTTGCCATTTACGAGACCGTCAGGGATAAGatgaagagaaaaaataaaggtCCTATGCCTTTCCACCAGAAAGTCCTCCTGGGTGCCTTTGGAG GTTTTACAGGTGGTTTCATTGGGACCCCAACTGACCTGGTGAATGTAAG AATGCAGAATGACGTCAAGATGGCAGCAGAGTTCAGAAGAAA TTATGCTCATGTGTTTGATGGGCTCTTACGTGTCTGTAAGGAAG AGGGGCTGAGGAAACTGTTTTCTGGTGCTTCAATGGCTTCTTCGAGAGGTGCACTGGTGTCTGTTGGACAG CTCGCCTGCTACGACCAGTCCAAAGAGTTGGTTCTGGCTACTGGTTACTTGACTGACAACatcttcactcacttcctggcGAGTGTGTTTGCA GGTGGCTCTGCTACAATCCTCTGTCAACCACTGGATGTTGTTAAAACAAGATTAATGAATTCAGAAGTTCAGTATGGG AGTGTGTCTCACTgcttaacagaaacagcaaagcTGGGGCCGAATGCGTTCTACAAG GGTCTTGTTCCTGCAGCTATCCGCCTCATCCCTCACACAGTCTTAACCTTCATTTTCCTCGAGCAGCTGAAGCAGCATTTTGGTGAGATGGTCATTACCTGA